GGATGGGTCTACCAGATTCCCGGCGCCGTTCTGATCGCCGTCGGGTTCGGCGGCATCGCGTACCTCGCGCTCTTCTGAACCGTGCGGTCGTCGCCGTCGCCGTGATGGCCGACTCGCGATTCCGCTACTCGTCGGCCAGCAGGTCGTCCGCGGTCAGCAGCGATTCGAGTTCGATCCCGTGCTCGGCCAGCAGTTCGCTCGCGCCTTCCTGTCGGTCGACGACGACGAGGACGCGGTCGACGACGGCACCGGCCTCGCGCAGCGCCTCGACGGCGTCGAGCGCGCTCTTCCCTGTCGTGGCGATGTCCTCGAGGACGACCACGCGCTCGCCCTCCGATAGTCGCCCTTCGATCCGGTTGCCCGTGCCGTACTCCTTGGCCTGCTTGCGCGCGATGACGTACGGGCGGCCGGTTTCGGCGCTCGTGACGGCGACCAGCGGGACGGCGCCGAGCGCGACGCCCGCGAGCGTCTCGTCGTCGTCGAGTCGGTCCGCGAAAGCCGACGCGATCAGGGAGAGGCAGGTCGGATCGGTCTCGAAGAGGTACTTGTCGACGTAGTAGTCGCTCGTGCCGCCGTGGGAGAGTTCGAACTCGCCGAACTTCACGGCGTCCGCGTCGCGGAGCGCGCCGATGAGTTCCTGGTTCGTCATTGGCGTGTTCGGGGCCGCGAATCGACATAAACGGGGCGGTTCACGACAGTGAACCGTCGGAACGGGGGCGATTCCGTGGCGCGACTCGCCGGTCGCCTACCACGGCTCCGCCTTCAGCCCCAGCAGGTACGCCCCCGCGTTGGTCGTCAGATGCAGGAGCGGCGTGGCGACGACGACGACGGCGAGTCGGGGGAGCGAGAACGTCGCGACGGTCCACGCGGGCGCGAGGAGGGCCGCGAGCGCGAGCGCGCCGACGACGAAATCGAGCTGGTCGAGCCCGGGGACCGCCGCGCCGCGCTGGCGGCCGAGGCGGCGTTTCAGGAAGGAGGCGCCGATGTCGCCGAGCATCGCCCCGAGTGCGAGGCCGACGGCGGCCCGGAGCGGGAAGGTGGGGAGGTCGGCCCCCAGCGCAGCGACGACGGTCGGGTGGAGCGCGTTGAGCGCGACGGCGAGGGCGACGCCGACGAGCGTTCCGACGGCCGTCCCGCGCCACGTCTTCCCGTCGCCGAGCAGTCGGCGGCCGCCGAGAGTCCGTCCGCCGTCGATGGGGCGTCCGCCCCCCGCGAGGACGGCGGCGTTGTTCGGAACGTACGCCGGCAGCATCGCCCAGAGCGCGCCCGCGACGAGCGAGACGATCATGGATCGAGTAGGCCGCCGGCAGGTGTTAAACGGGGGTGGTCCAGCCCGCCCGTTGGAACACGCTGAAGGCCCCCGCCCCCCACCATCCGGTAATGTCCTCGTGGAGACGCGACGTGGCCAGCGGGCTGGTGGTCGTCGTGCCGGTTCTCGTCATCCTGTTCGTCGTCAACTGGCTCTACACGAAGGTCGCCGAACTCCCCATCGTCGAAACGCTCCCGCCCTACTACGGCGTCCCCGTGGCGCTCGTGGTGTTCGCCATGCTGGTGCTGTCGGTCGGCTACCTGATGCGGACGACGGTCGGGCGGCTGTTCGAGACGGGCCTCGACAGCGCGATGAACCGCGTCCCGCTCATTCGGGTCCTCTACAACGCCTCGAAACTCGCGGTCGAGACGGCGCTCACCGGCACCGACGACCTCCAGAAACCGGTGCGACTGGAGACGTGGCCGGGCATCCGTATGACGGCGTTCAAGACCGGACAGACCACCGCCGACGGGCAGGAGGTGCTGTTCATGCCCACCGCCCCGAACATCACGACCGGATTCGTCATCGAAGTCGACCCCGACCGGATCGAGGAGACCGGCGAGAGCGTCGAGGAGGCGCTGACGCGCATCCTCAGCGCCGGCTTCGCAGAGGATGAGTCCGGCATCGACATCGCGGTGGAGGACCTCGCGGAGTCGACCGACGGCGACGGATCGGCCGACTAACTCACGCCTCGACGTGCTCGAACCACTCGGGGTGGTCGTCGGTCCGGCGCTCGACTAGATCGAAGAAGGTCTGCTGGATGTCGGTCGTGACCGGTCCGCGCGTCCCTTCCCCGACGACGACGTTGTCGACCTTAC
This window of the Haloplanus rubicundus genome carries:
- the pyrE gene encoding orotate phosphoribosyltransferase yields the protein MTNQELIGALRDADAVKFGEFELSHGGTSDYYVDKYLFETDPTCLSLIASAFADRLDDDETLAGVALGAVPLVAVTSAETGRPYVIARKQAKEYGTGNRIEGRLSEGERVVVLEDIATTGKSALDAVEALREAGAVVDRVLVVVDRQEGASELLAEHGIELESLLTADDLLADE
- a CDS encoding CDP-2,3-bis-(O-geranylgeranyl)-sn-glycerol synthase, with product MIVSLVAGALWAMLPAYVPNNAAVLAGGGRPIDGGRTLGGRRLLGDGKTWRGTAVGTLVGVALAVALNALHPTVVAALGADLPTFPLRAAVGLALGAMLGDIGASFLKRRLGRQRGAAVPGLDQLDFVVGALALAALLAPAWTVATFSLPRLAVVVVATPLLHLTTNAGAYLLGLKAEPW
- a CDS encoding DUF502 domain-containing protein, producing MSSWRRDVASGLVVVVPVLVILFVVNWLYTKVAELPIVETLPPYYGVPVALVVFAMLVLSVGYLMRTTVGRLFETGLDSAMNRVPLIRVLYNASKLAVETALTGTDDLQKPVRLETWPGIRMTAFKTGQTTADGQEVLFMPTAPNITTGFVIEVDPDRIEETGESVEEALTRILSAGFAEDESGIDIAVEDLAESTDGDGSAD